A single Mustelus asterias unplaced genomic scaffold, sMusAst1.hap1.1 HAP1_SCAFFOLD_3203, whole genome shotgun sequence DNA region contains:
- the LOC144490361 gene encoding beta-enolase produces MLALDGSANKSKFGANAILGVSLAVCKAGAKEKGVPLYRHIADLAGNKELILPVPAFNVINGGSHAGNKLAMQEFMILPVGASSFKDAMRVGAEVYHNLKNVIKAKYGKDATNVGDEGGFAPNILENNEALELLKSAIAKAGYTDKIVIGMDVAASEFYRKGQYDLDFKSPDDPSRYISGEKLGDLYKSFIKGYPVVSIEDPFDQDDWENWSKFTAGVSIQIVGDDLTVTNPKRIQTAVDKKACNCLLLKVNQIGTVTESINACKMAQTNGWGVMVSHRSGETEDPFIADLVVGLCTGQIKTGAPCRSERLSKYNQLMRIEEELGDKAKFAGKNFRHPLGK; encoded by the exons ATGTTGGCCCTCGATGGATCTGCaaataagt CTAAGTTTGGTGCCAATGCCATTCTGGGTGTCTCTCTGGCAGTGTGCAAAGCCGGAGCAAAGGAGAAGGGAGTCCCTCTGTACCGTCACATTGCTGATCTCGCCGGGAATAAAGAACTCATCCTGCCCGTCCCG GCTTTCAATGTTATCAATGGTGGTTCTCACGCTGGGAACAAGCTGGCCATGCAAGAGTTTATGATTCTGCCCGTGGGAGCAAGCAGCTTCAAGGACGCGATGCGTGTTGGAGCCGAGGTCTACCACAACCTGAAGAATGTGATCAAGGCCAAATATGGGAAAGATGCCACCAACGTGGGTGATGAAGGAGGCTTTGCCCCCAACATCCTGGAGAATAATGAGG CCCTGGAACTGCTGAAGTCGGCCATCGCGAAGGCTGGATACACTGACAAGATTGTGATTGGAATGGATGTGGCTGCATCGGAATTCTACCGCAAAGGCCAGTACGATCTGGACTTCAAGTCCCCGGATGACCCCAGTCGCTACATCTCCGGGGAGAAGCTGGGAGATCTGTACAAAAGCTTCATCAAGGGTTACCCAG TGGTTTCCATTGAAGATCCCTTTGACCAGGACGATTGGGAAAACTGGTCCAAGTTCACGGCGGGAGTCTCCATCCAGATTGTGGGTGATGATCTCACGGTCACCAATCCCAAACGGATTCAGACTGCGGTCGACAAGAAGGCCTGTAACTGCCTGCTGCTGAAAGTCAACCAGATCGGAACCGTCACCGAGTCCATTAACGC ttgTAAAATGGCTCAGACCAATGGTTGGGGAGTGATGGTGAGTCACCGTTCTGGTGAGACTGAGGATCCTTTCATTGCCGACCTGGTTGTTGGTCTCTGCACTGGGCAG ATCAAGACCGGTGCTCCCTGCAGGTCCGAGCGACTCTCCAAGTATAACCAGCTGATGAG GATTGAAGAGGAGTTGGGGGACAAGGCCAAGTTTGCTGGTAAGAACTTCCGGCACCCTCTGGGAAAGTAA